Proteins from a single region of Pseudodesulfovibrio portus:
- the hemB gene encoding porphobilinogen synthase produces MIPAEFYRGRRLRTSLALRELVRENKVTADDLIMPYFVVETDDESFKKEISSMPGQYQLSLKQLERKVGEAVADGLKACILFGIPAEKDEVGSGAYDDAGIVQKAIRLLKDRWPELVVIADTCLCEYTSHGHCGLVKNDYVQNDPTLNLLAKAAVAQARAGADMVAPSDMMDGRVAAIREALDEEGFINTPIMSYAVKYASAFYGPFREAAESAPRFGDRKTYQMDPPNGREAMREAVADLEEGADILMVKPGLPYLDIVRQVRDNFDTPVAVYQVSGEYSMIKAAAQNGWIDEMGVIMESLVAFKRAGADLILTYFTEDVLKALK; encoded by the coding sequence ATGATCCCTGCTGAATTCTACCGTGGACGCCGTTTGCGGACCTCCCTGGCCCTGCGCGAGTTGGTCCGGGAAAACAAGGTCACTGCCGATGACCTGATCATGCCCTACTTCGTGGTCGAGACCGACGACGAGTCATTCAAAAAAGAAATTTCCTCCATGCCCGGCCAGTACCAGCTGTCCCTCAAACAGTTGGAGCGGAAAGTCGGCGAAGCCGTGGCCGACGGCCTCAAGGCGTGCATCCTGTTCGGCATTCCCGCCGAAAAGGACGAGGTCGGCTCCGGCGCGTACGACGACGCGGGCATCGTCCAGAAGGCCATCCGGCTCCTGAAGGACCGCTGGCCCGAGTTGGTCGTCATCGCCGACACCTGCCTGTGCGAATACACCTCCCACGGCCACTGCGGGCTGGTGAAAAATGATTACGTGCAGAACGACCCGACACTGAATCTCCTGGCCAAGGCCGCCGTGGCCCAGGCCAGGGCCGGGGCCGACATGGTCGCTCCGTCCGACATGATGGACGGCCGCGTGGCCGCCATCCGCGAGGCGCTGGACGAAGAAGGGTTCATCAACACCCCGATCATGTCCTACGCGGTCAAGTACGCGTCCGCCTTCTACGGGCCGTTTCGCGAGGCAGCGGAATCCGCGCCCCGGTTCGGCGACCGCAAGACCTACCAGATGGACCCGCCCAACGGTCGCGAAGCCATGCGGGAAGCCGTTGCCGACCTGGAGGAAGGCGCGGACATCCTGATGGTCAAGCCCGGCCTGCCCTATCTCGACATCGTCCGGCAGGTGCGCGACAACTTCGACACGCCCGTGGCCGTCTACCAGGTCAGCGGCGAATACTCGATGATCAAGGCCGCCGCCCAAAACGGCTGGATCGACGAGATGGGCGTGATCATGGAATCCCTGGTCGCCTTCAAGCGCGCCGGGGCCGACCTGATCCTGACTTACTTCACCGAAGACGTACTCAAGGCATTGAAATAA
- the ahbC gene encoding 12,18-didecarboxysiroheme deacetylase, with product MIGISKLYCGAVETSDALRYGRESGQLPSHLLQFSKDKKPVVVWNMTQRCNLKCVHCYAHAVDPSDHKDPISTEKAMEMIDDLAQFGAPVMLFSGGEPLVREDLVDLAKYATSKGMRAVISTNGTLITKRKAKELKEVGLSYVGISIDGSEEVHDDFRGVKGAYKQALKGVENCLAEGLKVGLRFTINKRNAPEIPHLFNLIEDMEVPRICFYHLVYSGRGSELIKEDLDHQETREVVDLIMDKTRALFDKGLPKEVLTVDNHADGPYVYYRLLKEDPERAKEVLELLKMNEGNSSGRGIGCISWDGKVHADQFMRHHTFGNVLERPFSEIWTDESIDLLHKLKDKRPHVGGRCATCRFLNICGGNFRARAEAYYDDFWAQDPACYLTDEEITGEKL from the coding sequence ATGATAGGTATTTCAAAACTCTACTGCGGCGCAGTCGAGACGTCCGACGCCCTGCGATACGGTCGTGAATCCGGGCAATTGCCCTCCCACCTGCTGCAGTTTTCCAAGGACAAGAAACCCGTCGTGGTCTGGAACATGACCCAGCGGTGCAACCTCAAATGTGTCCACTGTTACGCCCACGCCGTCGATCCCAGTGATCACAAGGACCCCATCTCCACCGAAAAAGCGATGGAAATGATCGACGACCTGGCCCAGTTCGGCGCACCGGTCATGCTCTTCTCCGGCGGCGAACCCCTGGTGCGCGAAGACCTCGTGGACCTGGCCAAGTACGCCACCAGCAAGGGCATGCGCGCGGTCATCTCCACCAACGGCACGCTCATCACCAAACGCAAGGCCAAGGAGCTCAAGGAAGTCGGCCTGTCCTACGTGGGCATCTCCATCGACGGTTCCGAAGAAGTGCACGACGATTTTCGCGGCGTGAAGGGCGCTTACAAGCAGGCCCTCAAAGGCGTGGAGAACTGTCTGGCCGAAGGCCTCAAGGTCGGCCTCCGCTTCACCATCAACAAGCGCAACGCCCCGGAGATTCCCCATCTCTTCAATCTCATTGAAGACATGGAAGTTCCCCGCATCTGTTTCTACCACCTGGTCTACTCCGGACGCGGCTCCGAGCTGATCAAGGAAGACCTGGACCACCAGGAAACCCGCGAAGTGGTCGACCTGATCATGGACAAGACCCGCGCCCTCTTCGACAAGGGGCTGCCCAAGGAAGTCCTGACCGTGGACAACCACGCCGACGGCCCCTACGTCTACTACCGCCTGCTCAAGGAAGATCCCGAACGGGCCAAGGAAGTGCTCGAACTGCTCAAGATGAACGAGGGCAACTCCTCGGGCCGCGGCATCGGCTGCATCTCCTGGGACGGCAAGGTGCACGCGGACCAGTTCATGCGCCACCACACTTTCGGCAACGTGCTGGAACGCCCGTTCTCCGAAATCTGGACCGACGAGAGCATCGACCTGCTGCACAAGCTCAAGGACAAGCGTCCGCACGTGGGCGGCCGCTGCGCCACCTGCCGCTTCCTGAACATCTGCGGCGGCAACTTCCGCGCCCGGGCCGAAGCCTACTACGACGACTTCTGGGCGCAGGACCCCGCCTGCTACCTCACTGACGAAGAGATCACCGGCGAAAAGCTGTAA
- a CDS encoding glycosyltransferase family 4 protein — protein MSDFPVRVLHAANHLGLGGTEKVMQLFVANLDRSRFIPAVYSRSDGPRAKQIRELGVDTFIGSDLLDVLLKFKPHIVHVHRAGWPEPELLTPMKRARTPVVVETNVFGRFDPSPSASIIDATLFVSRFCLDRFAAGHHAPARTPRYRFLYNPVDTDLFESQARTDRDFSIPAAGRISRADPGKWSGLALEFLPHVVRDIPDFRYHIIGCIPKARKYLEDNGFTDNVVLYDPVETDAEICAFMDRVSVLAHANDTGESFGLVIAEAMACGLPVVTHPSDGLKDNAQLELVEDGVTGLVAANAEEYANALKFLFSHPEEARRMGAAGREKARRLYRMQTVTRQLETVYLELLESKGIA, from the coding sequence ATGTCTGATTTCCCTGTCCGCGTCCTGCATGCGGCCAACCACCTCGGCCTCGGCGGCACCGAAAAAGTGATGCAGCTTTTCGTTGCCAACCTGGACCGAAGCCGCTTCATTCCGGCGGTATACAGCCGCAGCGACGGACCCCGCGCCAAACAGATCAGGGAACTGGGCGTCGACACCTTCATCGGCTCCGACCTTTTGGACGTTCTCCTGAAGTTCAAGCCCCACATCGTGCACGTCCACCGGGCGGGCTGGCCCGAGCCGGAGCTGCTCACGCCCATGAAACGCGCCCGCACGCCCGTGGTGGTGGAGACCAACGTTTTCGGCCGCTTCGACCCCAGCCCGTCAGCCTCGATCATTGACGCCACGCTGTTCGTGTCCCGGTTCTGCCTGGACCGGTTTGCGGCCGGCCACCATGCCCCGGCCCGGACGCCTCGCTACCGCTTCCTGTACAATCCGGTGGACACGGACCTGTTCGAAAGCCAGGCGCGCACGGACCGGGATTTCTCCATCCCGGCGGCGGGCCGCATCTCCCGCGCCGATCCCGGCAAGTGGTCGGGGCTGGCCCTGGAGTTCCTGCCCCATGTGGTCCGCGATATCCCGGACTTCCGCTATCACATCATCGGGTGCATTCCCAAGGCCCGCAAGTACCTTGAAGACAACGGATTCACCGACAACGTGGTGCTCTACGACCCCGTGGAAACCGACGCTGAAATCTGCGCCTTCATGGACCGGGTATCGGTCCTGGCCCACGCCAACGACACGGGGGAGTCCTTCGGCCTGGTCATTGCCGAGGCCATGGCCTGCGGGCTGCCGGTCGTCACCCACCCCAGCGACGGGCTCAAGGACAACGCCCAGCTGGAACTGGTGGAGGACGGCGTCACCGGTTTGGTGGCCGCCAACGCCGAAGAATACGCCAACGCACTGAAATTTCTATTCTCCCACCCGGAGGAAGCACGCCGCATGGGCGCGGCGGGCCGGGAAAAGGCGCGCCGCCTGTACCGGATGCAGACCGTCACCCGCCAGCTCGAAACCGTGTACCTCGAACTGCTTGAATCCAAAGGAATCGCCTGA
- a CDS encoding glycosyltransferase family protein, translating to MNTRLITNYTKAVLDFAFADDAGTAPAQPSGDIPAFVERTRVIAEKSRAEAVVLFGLEGGEHALALREALPECTPLVVCETDTAVARAFLADHPGWGDEDGGACVIGDLSLWAQLYLLALAGITPDSATLALNPSAPEDKRKQYQSLQRLFMNAAPHQAINSSYLSHVGVQAPDLSVGAILSPDEPDLDLFFSQFPDWIREVVVIWDADAVPELDIACAAPVRHFAQPLTDFATQRNRMLDECAGQWVLYLDGDEMFSEDVWGLFTACMLVKRLEACWFPRMTLYPDENRVKAGYGLWPDLQLRLFRNRESVRFTRPVHERLTGVEGRTALALDAPILHYSRLRKTPEELAAKLKRFDEAGGLSHVLNEDYPTVGRSLLPEASFIMGALQMLLLEENPA from the coding sequence ATGAATACCCGACTGATCACCAACTACACCAAAGCCGTCCTCGACTTCGCCTTTGCGGACGACGCCGGGACGGCTCCCGCGCAGCCTTCCGGCGACATCCCCGCCTTTGTCGAGCGCACCCGCGTTATCGCGGAAAAGAGCCGGGCCGAGGCCGTGGTCCTGTTCGGGCTGGAAGGCGGTGAACATGCCCTGGCCCTGCGCGAAGCCCTGCCCGAATGCACCCCGCTCGTGGTATGCGAGACCGACACGGCCGTTGCCCGCGCCTTCCTGGCCGACCACCCGGGCTGGGGGGACGAAGACGGCGGGGCGTGCGTCATCGGCGACTTGTCCCTCTGGGCGCAGCTCTACCTCCTGGCCCTGGCCGGAATCACGCCGGACAGCGCCACCCTGGCCCTGAACCCGTCCGCACCCGAGGACAAGCGCAAGCAGTATCAATCCCTGCAGCGGCTGTTCATGAACGCCGCGCCGCACCAGGCCATCAACAGCTCGTACCTGAGCCATGTGGGCGTCCAGGCCCCGGACCTGTCCGTGGGGGCCATTCTCAGCCCGGACGAGCCGGACCTCGACCTCTTCTTCAGCCAGTTCCCGGACTGGATACGCGAGGTGGTGGTCATCTGGGACGCGGACGCCGTGCCGGAGCTGGACATCGCCTGCGCCGCGCCGGTCCGCCATTTCGCCCAGCCGCTCACCGACTTCGCCACCCAGCGCAACCGCATGCTCGACGAATGCGCAGGCCAATGGGTGCTGTATCTCGACGGCGATGAAATGTTCAGCGAGGACGTCTGGGGACTGTTCACGGCCTGCATGCTCGTGAAGCGGCTGGAGGCGTGCTGGTTCCCGCGCATGACCCTCTACCCGGACGAAAACCGCGTCAAAGCGGGCTACGGCTTGTGGCCCGACCTCCAGCTCCGGCTGTTCCGCAACCGCGAATCAGTGCGCTTCACCCGGCCCGTGCACGAACGGCTGACCGGCGTCGAAGGGCGCACGGCCCTGGCCCTGGACGCGCCCATCCTGCACTACAGCCGGTTGCGCAAGACCCCGGAGGAACTGGCCGCCAAGCTGAAACGGTTCGACGAGGCCGGCGGCCTGAGCCACGTGCTCAACGAGGACTACCCCACAGTGGGCCGCTCCCTGCTGCCCGAGGCGTCCTTCATCATGGGAGCGCTGCAAATGCTGCTGCTGGAGGAGAACCCGGCTTGA
- a CDS encoding YIP1 family protein, protein MQIVCPECKFAREVDESKIPARSQVATCPKCQTKFKFRELPEQDFLIEEPVAPKQESKPEPVAEAKPEPTPEQEPVLKPFVQKVPARPETAPKPEPEAEEPTFPGIPGPAADDDGGLWDRLHTMTPPEAKPEDDATPRPEVERKPPVIGAKYGQPEDQSRDNEPVSGWTGEFNSDFPDPMDFQDEEDEAMEEEGHTVQVPPPFEQLDRYGFFSGLFLTVKLVLFSPRLFFSVMPVGNGVSKPLTFAILMALIQTVAQFAWGMAGLTPGMEVTAGGVTPVDYNVTNGMFELLLTPAFAAITLYLFTGFYHVILSMLKAGDRGFEGSFRALAYAYAPMITGIIPMPTMEIMAGWMLLYAAWSLVLTAIGFKHIHKTSYLKTIPVLLMPLLVGMILALLMIQGQMPTV, encoded by the coding sequence ATGCAGATAGTATGTCCCGAGTGCAAATTCGCCCGCGAGGTAGATGAGAGCAAGATTCCCGCTCGCTCTCAGGTTGCCACTTGCCCGAAATGCCAGACGAAATTCAAATTCCGCGAACTGCCTGAACAGGATTTTCTCATCGAGGAACCAGTTGCGCCCAAGCAGGAATCCAAGCCGGAACCGGTTGCCGAGGCCAAGCCCGAACCGACTCCCGAGCAGGAACCCGTACTGAAGCCGTTCGTCCAGAAGGTCCCGGCCCGGCCCGAAACCGCTCCGAAACCCGAGCCCGAAGCCGAAGAACCCACGTTCCCCGGCATCCCCGGCCCTGCGGCAGACGATGACGGCGGCCTGTGGGACCGGCTGCACACCATGACGCCCCCGGAGGCCAAGCCGGAAGACGATGCAACCCCCCGGCCCGAGGTTGAAAGGAAACCGCCCGTCATCGGAGCGAAGTACGGCCAGCCCGAGGACCAGAGCCGGGACAACGAGCCCGTTTCCGGCTGGACCGGCGAATTCAACTCGGATTTCCCGGACCCCATGGATTTCCAGGATGAGGAGGACGAAGCCATGGAGGAGGAAGGCCACACCGTTCAGGTGCCGCCGCCCTTCGAGCAGCTTGACCGCTACGGGTTTTTCAGCGGCCTGTTCCTGACCGTCAAACTGGTCCTTTTCTCCCCCAGGCTCTTCTTCTCGGTCATGCCCGTGGGCAACGGCGTGTCCAAGCCCCTGACCTTTGCCATCCTCATGGCCCTGATCCAGACCGTTGCCCAGTTCGCCTGGGGCATGGCCGGGCTGACCCCCGGCATGGAAGTCACGGCGGGCGGCGTGACCCCCGTGGACTACAACGTGACCAACGGCATGTTCGAGCTGCTGCTCACCCCGGCGTTCGCGGCCATCACCCTGTACCTCTTCACCGGATTCTACCACGTCATCCTGTCCATGCTCAAAGCCGGCGACCGTGGATTCGAAGGCTCGTTCCGCGCCCTGGCCTATGCATACGCCCCCATGATCACCGGCATCATTCCCATGCCCACCATGGAGATCATGGCCGGGTGGATGCTCCTCTACGCCGCGTGGAGCCTGGTGCTCACGGCCATCGGCTTCAAACATATTCACAAGACCTCCTACCTGAAGACCATTCCCGTCCTGCTCATGCCCCTGCTCGTCGGCATGATTCTCGCTCTGCTGATGATACAGGGGCAGATGCCCACGGTTTAG
- the fliS gene encoding flagellar export chaperone FliS, with the protein MANPARAYLATQVETTTQGELLIMLYEAAIKFLKRARIEIKNKDFAKKGIYISKAMAIIHELSESLNKEKGGDITPRLASLYQFCTSQLVKANIRMDTKMIDEVIRILDGLRSAYAQIVPEQDGKVAPGTAAANQAAPQPPVPPQQLAPPPAPPAPQAYPTQQQQGKAAAPEQAAAPKPARPDAQPQMRSAAKAAKFRAANAYNNANR; encoded by the coding sequence ATGGCTAACCCCGCACGGGCGTACCTTGCTACCCAGGTCGAGACCACCACCCAGGGCGAATTGCTGATCATGCTCTATGAGGCGGCGATCAAGTTCCTCAAACGGGCGAGGATTGAGATCAAGAACAAGGATTTCGCCAAGAAGGGCATTTACATTTCCAAGGCGATGGCCATCATCCACGAGCTGTCGGAAAGCCTGAACAAGGAAAAAGGCGGCGACATCACTCCGAGGCTCGCCTCCCTGTACCAGTTCTGCACCAGCCAGCTGGTCAAGGCCAACATCCGCATGGACACGAAGATGATCGACGAAGTCATCCGCATCCTCGACGGGCTGCGCTCGGCCTACGCCCAGATCGTGCCCGAGCAGGACGGCAAGGTCGCGCCCGGAACCGCCGCCGCCAATCAGGCCGCGCCCCAACCGCCCGTGCCCCCGCAGCAACTCGCACCGCCTCCGGCGCCGCCCGCACCCCAGGCGTACCCGACTCAGCAGCAGCAGGGGAAGGCCGCCGCGCCCGAGCAGGCGGCTGCACCGAAACCGGCCCGGCCCGACGCGCAACCCCAAATGCGCTCGGCGGCCAAGGCGGCGAAATTCCGCGCCGCCAACGCTTACAACAATGCCAACCGATGA
- a CDS encoding OmpA family protein yields MKKALLFVLLLTMSACAQIDPSITDQPTIYRDAPVRKSPLQVSVHPRGKQFSPLTAFVQPFVIQQRTPDHAALADSFAQIFHNAWTEERIFPVQEFAPGIRYQGLRSSLAEAREKGADLLVMGKVPYFYVGHTVDDTAITLQVDIYAVNSGTLLWTMMQSARMEEKAPKDFIYFQQKTRMSLSPVNDVIRAIAKDMAIPLKAWLPDPDVRYGFARDADGVKAGLAPLPADGKSIMGEQELTPEESGNANPDVRPVVRGVNLDVNFDFDKSTIRQDSYSLLDELGTAMQSPELKGKRILIGGHTDAKGSAEYNLVLSKKRAEAVKQYLADRWKIDPATMDTIGYGKSRPLNQGMTDAEQQQNRRVEVRLVQ; encoded by the coding sequence ATGAAAAAAGCCTTACTTTTCGTACTGTTGCTGACAATGTCCGCGTGCGCGCAGATCGACCCGTCCATCACGGATCAGCCGACCATCTACCGTGATGCTCCCGTCAGGAAATCGCCGCTCCAGGTTTCCGTCCATCCGAGGGGCAAGCAATTCAGCCCCCTGACCGCCTTTGTCCAGCCGTTCGTCATCCAGCAGCGGACCCCGGACCACGCAGCCCTGGCCGACTCCTTTGCCCAGATATTCCACAATGCCTGGACCGAGGAACGGATCTTTCCTGTCCAGGAATTCGCCCCCGGCATCCGCTATCAGGGCCTGCGCTCCTCCCTGGCCGAGGCACGTGAAAAGGGCGCCGACCTGCTGGTCATGGGCAAGGTCCCCTACTTCTACGTCGGGCACACCGTGGACGACACCGCCATCACCCTCCAGGTGGACATCTACGCCGTCAACAGCGGCACCCTGCTCTGGACCATGATGCAGTCGGCGCGCATGGAGGAAAAGGCGCCCAAGGATTTCATCTACTTCCAGCAGAAAACCCGCATGAGCCTGAGCCCGGTCAACGACGTGATCCGGGCCATCGCCAAGGACATGGCCATCCCCCTCAAGGCCTGGCTGCCCGACCCGGACGTCCGGTACGGCTTTGCCCGGGACGCCGACGGCGTGAAGGCCGGTCTCGCGCCGCTCCCGGCCGACGGCAAAAGCATCATGGGCGAACAGGAATTGACGCCCGAGGAGAGCGGCAACGCAAACCCTGACGTCCGCCCCGTTGTCCGGGGCGTGAACCTCGACGTGAACTTCGACTTCGACAAGTCCACCATCAGGCAGGATTCCTATTCCCTGCTCGACGAGCTGGGCACGGCCATGCAGTCGCCGGAGCTCAAGGGCAAACGCATTCTCATCGGCGGCCACACCGACGCCAAGGGGAGCGCCGAATACAACCTCGTCCTCTCCAAGAAGCGGGCCGAGGCCGTGAAGCAGTATCTCGCGGATCGATGGAAGATCGACCCGGCCACCATGGACACCATCGGCTACGGCAAATCCCGGCCCCTGAACCAGGGGATGACCGATGCCGAACAGCAGCAAAACCGGCGGGTGGAAGTCCGGCTCGTGCAATAG
- the fliD gene encoding flagellar filament capping protein FliD, producing the protein MADSTYTSGLINFAGLGNGTDFSTLIDGLISIEQNRVTRLENWRLSWETKNEYFQDLNTKMLELKSTLEGLDSMNEFMTKAVASSNTNLLIATANSDAQQASHSIEIGQLATNDVLVTASGANAMDASITSADTSFTFTYGGESITIDNIAAGTTLEGFINIINNHSDSRGKIVASTIFDGSVYHLQLTGADQGSDNQIVISNAGSLIFGAGDFTETQDAQNAQIRVNGFPASNAGWIERPSNVMDDVISGLTLNLKDAEPGTTVSLTVTTDTDAIAENVTKFVSAVNVIRAQIQAITKVDEDGEGSVLTGNYGIDIVSQNLKNITAEMGAGFIPWDEDTLTGDKYSALSQLGIMTDAEEASTTYGMLTIDYDKLYEALEADPNAVAELFSTEISAESQSPNFTALSLIDGTTKSGVYDVEIVSDGTQITSATINGEPATISGWEITGTTGDATGMAIRLDNTGAGTYSGEVAVKLGKTGEMIDELTALTKPFNEFTFEGGPLAVLQNNYKDIMDSIDSKIAFEESRIEKMEKNLRLKFARLDALLGQYDLRQGQLSAALAQLE; encoded by the coding sequence ATGGCAGACAGCACATACACATCAGGACTCATCAACTTCGCAGGCCTGGGCAACGGAACCGATTTCAGCACGCTGATCGACGGACTCATCAGCATCGAGCAGAATCGCGTCACCCGCCTGGAGAACTGGCGCCTGTCGTGGGAAACGAAAAACGAATACTTCCAGGATCTCAACACCAAGATGCTGGAATTGAAGTCCACCCTTGAAGGGCTGGACTCCATGAACGAGTTCATGACCAAGGCAGTGGCCAGCAGCAACACCAACCTGCTCATCGCCACCGCCAATTCCGACGCCCAGCAGGCGTCCCACTCCATTGAAATCGGACAGCTCGCCACCAACGACGTCCTCGTCACCGCCTCCGGGGCAAACGCGATGGACGCGTCCATCACCAGCGCCGACACCTCGTTCACCTTCACCTACGGCGGCGAGTCCATCACCATCGACAACATCGCCGCCGGGACCACGCTGGAAGGGTTCATCAACATCATCAACAACCACTCCGACTCCCGCGGGAAGATCGTGGCCTCCACCATCTTCGACGGGTCCGTCTACCACCTCCAGCTCACGGGCGCGGACCAGGGCAGCGACAACCAGATCGTCATTTCCAACGCCGGGTCCCTCATCTTCGGGGCGGGCGACTTCACCGAGACCCAGGACGCGCAGAACGCGCAGATTCGGGTCAACGGCTTCCCGGCCTCCAATGCGGGCTGGATCGAACGCCCCAGCAACGTCATGGACGACGTCATCTCCGGCCTGACGCTCAACCTCAAGGACGCCGAACCCGGCACCACCGTCAGCCTGACGGTAACCACCGACACGGATGCCATCGCCGAAAACGTGACCAAGTTCGTGAGCGCCGTGAACGTCATCAGGGCGCAGATCCAGGCCATCACCAAAGTCGACGAGGACGGAGAAGGGTCCGTCCTGACAGGCAACTACGGAATCGACATCGTCTCGCAGAACCTCAAGAACATCACCGCCGAGATGGGCGCGGGATTCATTCCCTGGGATGAAGACACCCTGACCGGAGACAAGTATTCCGCCCTGTCCCAGTTGGGCATCATGACCGACGCCGAGGAGGCCTCCACCACCTACGGCATGCTGACCATCGACTACGACAAGCTCTACGAAGCCCTGGAAGCAGACCCGAACGCCGTGGCCGAACTCTTCTCCACCGAAATCTCGGCGGAAAGCCAGTCCCCCAACTTCACCGCCCTCTCGCTCATCGACGGCACGACCAAATCCGGCGTCTACGACGTGGAAATCGTCAGCGACGGCACGCAGATCACCAGCGCCACCATCAACGGCGAACCGGCCACCATCTCGGGCTGGGAAATCACCGGCACAACCGGGGACGCCACAGGTATGGCCATCAGGCTGGACAATACCGGCGCCGGGACCTATTCCGGCGAGGTTGCGGTCAAGCTCGGCAAGACCGGCGAGATGATCGACGAACTCACGGCGTTGACCAAGCCCTTCAACGAATTTACCTTTGAGGGCGGCCCCCTGGCGGTCCTCCAGAACAACTACAAAGACATCATGGATTCCATCGACAGCAAGATCGCCTTCGAGGAATCCCGGATCGAAAAGATGGAAAAGAACCTTCGCCTGAAATTCGCCAGGCTGGACGCCTTGCTCGGCCAGTACGACCTCAGGCAGGGACAACTCTCGGCTGCACTTGCTCAGCTTGAATAG
- the ahbD gene encoding heme b synthase — MSEHPKGHPGGCPPEGHPGGHPGTHPHGKAHPGAEHAPKKYLDDGVTPICRLIAWEVTRSCNLACKHCRAEAHPEPYEGELSTEEAKALIDTFPDVGSPIIIFTGGEPMMRHDVYELISYAKAKGLRCVMAPNGTLITPETARQMKDAGIERCSISIDAPEAAQHDEFRGEVGAFDASMRGIRYLKDVGIEFQINTTVTKNNLHLFKDIFNLCEEIGASAWHIFLLVPTGRAVELGTEVITAQEYEDVLNWFYDFRKTTAMQLKATCAPHYHRILRQRAKEEGTPVNFENFGLDAVSRGCLGGIGFCFISHRGQVQPCGYLELDCGNVREIPFPEIWKQSPEFLNLRNPDVYDGKCGYCEYEKVCGGCRARAKTMNGHYLKEEPLCSYTPKKRPKK, encoded by the coding sequence ATGAGCGAACATCCCAAAGGCCATCCCGGCGGCTGTCCCCCCGAGGGTCATCCCGGCGGACACCCCGGCACCCATCCCCACGGCAAGGCACACCCCGGCGCGGAGCATGCGCCCAAAAAATATCTCGACGACGGCGTCACCCCCATCTGCCGGCTCATCGCCTGGGAAGTGACCCGTTCCTGCAACCTGGCCTGCAAGCACTGCCGGGCCGAGGCGCACCCCGAACCCTACGAGGGCGAACTGTCCACCGAAGAGGCCAAGGCGCTCATCGACACCTTCCCGGACGTGGGCAGCCCGATCATCATCTTCACCGGCGGCGAGCCCATGATGCGCCACGACGTGTACGAGCTGATCAGTTACGCCAAGGCCAAGGGACTGCGCTGCGTCATGGCCCCCAACGGCACGCTCATCACGCCCGAGACCGCACGGCAGATGAAGGACGCGGGCATCGAGCGGTGCTCCATCTCCATCGACGCGCCCGAGGCCGCCCAGCACGACGAATTCCGGGGCGAGGTCGGCGCATTCGACGCCTCCATGCGCGGCATCCGGTATCTCAAGGACGTGGGCATCGAGTTCCAGATCAACACCACGGTGACCAAGAACAACCTCCACCTGTTCAAGGACATCTTCAACCTGTGCGAAGAGATCGGTGCGTCCGCCTGGCACATCTTCCTGCTCGTGCCCACGGGCCGGGCCGTGGAACTGGGCACCGAGGTCATCACCGCCCAGGAGTACGAGGACGTGCTCAACTGGTTCTACGACTTCCGCAAGACCACGGCCATGCAACTCAAGGCCACCTGTGCGCCCCACTACCATCGCATCCTGCGCCAGCGCGCCAAGGAAGAAGGCACGCCGGTCAACTTCGAGAACTTCGGCCTGGACGCCGTTTCCCGCGGCTGCCTGGGCGGCATCGGTTTCTGCTTCATCTCCCACCGGGGCCAGGTCCAGCCCTGCGGCTACCTGGAACTCGACTGCGGCAACGTCCGCGAGATCCCGTTCCCGGAAATCTGGAAGCAGTCACCGGAGTTCCTCAACCTGCGCAACCCGGACGTGTACGACGGCAAGTGCGGCTACTGCGAATACGAAAAGGTCTGCGGCGGCTGCCGGGCCCGCGCCAAGACCATGAACGGCCATTACCTCAAGGAAGAGCCTTTGTGCTCCTATACGCCGAAAAAGAGGCCCAAGAAATAG